The following coding sequences are from one Salvia hispanica cultivar TCC Black 2014 chromosome 3, UniMelb_Shisp_WGS_1.0, whole genome shotgun sequence window:
- the LOC125213978 gene encoding 110 kDa U5 small nuclear ribonucleoprotein component CLO, giving the protein MDDNLYDEFGNYIGPEIDSDQESDREEEEEELPDRTEDEEAISDDEHGPGKPNGWLTTTEDVDMDGQIVLAEDKKYYPTAEEVYGEEVETLVMDEDEQPLEQPIIKPVRNLKFELGVKDSTTYVSTQFLLGLMSNPMLVRNVALVGHLHCGKTTFMDMLVEQTHHISTFDQNSEKHMRYTDTRIDEQERRISIKAVPMSLVLEDSNSKSYLCNVMDTPGHVNFSDEMTAALRLADGAVLIVDAGEGVLVNTERAIRHAIQDRIPIVVVINKVDRLITELKLPPKDAYHKLRHTIEVINNHIMAASSTAGNVQVIDPALGNVCFASSSAGWSFTLQSFAKLYVKLHGVPFDANKFASCLWGDYYYEPDTRSFKKKPPVSGAERSFVQFVLEPLYKLYSQVIGEHKKSVEATLSELGVTLSNAAYRLNVRPLLRLACSSVFGSATGFTDMLVQHIPSAKDAAQRKVEHIYTGPKDSPIYEAMENCDASGPLMVNITKLYPKSDCSVFDAFGRVYSGEIMAGQTVRVLGEGYSPDDEEDMTVKEVTKLWVYQARYRIPISKAPPGSWVLIEGVDASIMKTATLCNLEYNEDVYIFRPLQFNTLPVVKTATEPLNPSELPKMVEGLRKISKSYPLAITKVEESGEHTILGTGELYLDSIMKDLRELYSEVEVKVADPVVSFCETVVESSSMKCFAETPNKKNKITMIAEPLERGLAEDIENGTVSIDWPRKKLGDFFQTKYDWDLLAARSIWAFGPEKQGPNILLDDTLSSEVDKSLLSAVKDSIVQGFQWGAREGPLCDEPIRNVKFKIVDAKIAPEPLNRQSGQIIPTARRVAYSAFLMATPRLMEPVYYVEIQTPIDCVSAIYTVLSRRRGHVTADVPQPGTPAYIVKAFLPVIESFGFETDLRYHTQGQAFCVSVFDHWAIVPGDPLDKSIVLRPLEPAPIQHLAREFMVKTRRRKGMSEDVSINKFFDEAMVVELAQQAADLHQQMI; this is encoded by the exons ATGGATGATAATCTTTACGATGAGTTTGGAAACTATATTGGACCTGAAATCGATTCCGATCAGGAGAGTGAtagggaggaggaagaggaggaacTTCCTGACCGGACTGAGGATGAGGAGGCTATATCTGATGATGAACATGGCCCTGGAAAACCAAATGGGTGGCTAACAACGACTGAGGATGTTGATATGGATGGCCAAATTGTCCTAGCTGAGGACAAAAAATACTACCCAACTGCTGAGGAGGTCTATGGCGAAGAAGTTGAAACCTTAGTTATGGATGAAGATGAGCAGCCACTTGAACAGCCTATTATTAAGCCTGTGCGAAATCTCAAGTTTGAGTTGGGGGTTAAGGACTCAACTACCTATGTATCAACACAGTTCCTTTTGGGTCTCATGTCAAACCCTATGCTGGTGAGGAATGTTGCTTTAGTAGGCCACCTGCACTGTGGGAAGACGACTTTCATGGACATGTTGGTCGAGCAGACGCATCACATATCAACCTTTGATCAGAACAGCGAGAAACATATGCGATATACTGATACGAGAATTGATGAGCAGGAGAGGAGGATATCCATCAAGGCGGTGCCAATGTCACTTGTTCTAGAGGATAGCAATTCGAAATCATATCTTTGCAATGTTATGGATACTCCTGGTCATGTTAACTTTTCTGACGAGATGACAGCTGCTCTGAGGCTTGCTGATGGTGCGGTGTTAATTGTTGATGCTGGAGAAGGAGTTCTG GTAAACACAGAAAGGGCAATACGCCACGCAATCCAAGACCGCATCCCCATTGTAGTTGTGATAAACAAG GTTGACAGATTAATAACTGAGCTCAAGTTGCCTCCAAAGGACGCGTACCACAAACTAAGGCACACAATTGAAGTCATCAACAACCACATTATGGCTGCATCTTCAACTGCTGGAAATGTTCAAGTTATTGATCCTGCTCTTGGAAATGTTTGTTTCGCAAGTTCCAGTGCAGGATGGTCGTTTACCTTGCAATCATTTGCTAAGCTATATGTTAAACTCCACGGTGTTCCATTTGATGCTAACAAATTTGCCTCTTGCCTTTGGGGTGATTATTACTATGAACCTGATACCAGAAGTTTTAAGAAGAAACCACCTGTAAGTGGAGCAGAACGGTCCTTTGTTCAGTTTGTGCTTGAACctctttataaattatatagtcAAGTGATTGGAGAACATAAAAAGAGTGTAGAGGCTACACTCTCTGAACTCGGAGTGACTTTGAGTAATGCAGCTTATCGCTTGAATGTTAGGCCACTGTTAAGATTGGCGTGTAGCTCTGTTTTTGGTAGTGCCACAGGGTTTACAGACATGCTGGTTCAACACATCCCATCTGCAAAAGATGCTGCACAGCGGAAGGTTGAGCACATCTATACTGGTCCTAAGGACTCCCCAATTTATGAGGCCATGGAAAACTGTGATGCATCGGGTCCTCTAATGGTTAATATTACCAAACTGTATCCAAAATCAGATTGCAGCGTCTTTGATGCCTTCGGCAGGGTCTACAGTGGAGAAATTATGGCTGGCCAGACGGTACGTGTACTGGGAGAAGGGTATTCTCCCGATGATGAAGAAGACATGACAGTGAAAGAAGTGACCAAATTATGGGTCTACCAAGCTCGTTATAGGATTCCTATTAGCAAAGCCCCTCCTGGTTCTTGGGTTTTAATTGAAGGTGTGGATGCTTCCATTATGAAGACTGCCACACTTTGCAACTTGGAATATAATGAAGACGTGTATATATTTAGACCCCTTCAGTTCAACACTCTTCCTGTGGTGAAAACTGCTACAGAGCCATTGAATCCAAGTGAGCTGCCTAAAATGGTGGAGGGTCTTAGGAAGATCAGCAAAAGCTACCCATTAGCTATCACAAAGGTTGAAGAATCTGGGGAGCATACAATTTTGGGCACTGGAGAGTTGTACTTGGATTCCATAATGAAGGACCTCAGGGAGCTTTATTCAGAAGTGGAAGTAAAG GTGGCAGATCCCGTCGTCTCATTTTGTGAAACAGTTGTGGAATCCTCTTCAATGAAATGCTTTGCTGAAactccaaacaaaaaaaataaaattacaatg ATTGCTGAGCCACTGGAGAGAGGACTTGCAGAGGACATTGAAAATGGCACTGTAAGCATTGACTGGCCAAGGAAAAAGCTTGGCGACTTCTTCCAGACAAAGTATGACTGGGATTTGCTAGCTGCGCGGTCTATTTGGGCATTTGGTCCTGAGAAGCAG GGGCCTAATATTTTGTTGGATGATACACTGTCTAGTGAAGTTGACAAGAGTTTGCTTAGTGCAGTTAAAGATTCTATTGTGCAAGG GTTTCAGTGGGGAGCTCGAGAAGGCCCTCTATGCGACGAGCCAATCAGAaatgttaaatttaaaatagtggATGCCAAGATTGCTCCTGAGCCACTGAACCGTCAATCCGGCCAAATCATTCCAACTGCTCGACGCGTGGCTTATTCGGCTTTCCTTATGGCTACACCTAGGCTCATGGAACCAGTGTATTATGTGGAg ATACAAACTCCAATAGACTGTGTTTCTGCAATATACACAGTTTTATCGCGTAGGCGTGGTCACGTCACTGCTGACGTTCCACAGCCAGGGACCCCAGCCTACATTGTTAAG GCATTTTTACCGGTGATAGAGTCGTTTGGATTTGAGACAGACTTGAGGTATCATACTCAAGGGCAGGCATTTTGCGTATCCGTATTTGATCACTGGGCTATCGTCCCTGGAGATCCGTTGGATAAAAGTATAGTTCTACGTCCGTTGGAGCCAGCCCCGATTCAACATTTAGCTCGTGAATTTATGGTGAAGACGAGGCGCCGCAAG GGAATGTCGGAAGATGTGAGCATTAATAAATTCTTCGATGAGGCTATGGTTGTTGAACTGGCTCAGCAGGCTGCCGATCTTCATCAACAAATGATCTGA